The Candidatus Zixiibacteriota bacterium genome segment TCTGCCCTTCATCACTTGCAGGCGCGCCGGTTAGAGTTCAACCCGCAGCGAGACAGTTGCCTGCCGGGGCGCCGCCGGATAGTACCGGTACGGCTGCTGTCCGACCTGGGCGAGCAACGGATCGAAGTACCCGTCGTATTCGTATCGCTCGTCAAAAAGGTTATCGATTCGCACATCCAGCCGGAACGCCCGCCAGCCATACCCGCACATCACCGCGACCTCCGCATGGTCGGAGAGCCGCCGGGTGTTGGCGGCATCCAGCCACTGGTCAATCCGCCCGGATATCAGAACGCCCGCCGCCAGACCCGGCGCCACGGCATAGACTGCTTCCGCCCGATACGACCACTCCGGCACTCCGGCCAGCCGGTGGTCGGCGTGCTCGCCGGACCGGATCACGGCGCGGGTGTAGATGCCCGAAAACTCAACCGTCAGGTCCGGCCGCACCGGCCCGCCGCCGGCGATTTCCACACCTGTGTGATGCGACCGTCCGACATTGATATAACACATGGCCCCTTGGTCGAAATCGATCTCCTCCCGCAGCCGATAGTGGTAGATGCTCACCGTACCGTAGCCGCCGCGGCGGTTGCGGAATTTCGTCCCGATCTCCCACGCGGTCCCGGTCATCGGCTCAAGGTTGCTGTTCGATAGCAGGATGAAGGAGTTAGTGGGCGGGCCGGCGTTGAATGGAGCGGATCCATACAAGTGATTCAGGGTCGGGGACTTAAAGGCCCCCGAGACCATTCCGTAACACTGCACGCCCCGTCCGGCCGCGACACTGACTGCGACGCTCGGCGACAACCGGAACCATGATTGAGATTGGGTCGTGGAGAGGGCAGTCAGGTTGGTGGCCTCATACTCAAACTCGGTAGCGGCGTGGTCGGCGCGAAGCCCGCCGGTTACTGCCAGCCGCGGCATAAGTTCGAGCCGGGTCCGGGCGAAAGCGGCCACCGCCGCGCGCCAGCCGGAGCCCCCCACGATCACGTTTTTCGATTGCCGTTCCCGGTACTCCGAGTCCAACCGCCCGCAATCCAGTGACACCCCAAGGCTTGTGCGCCAGGGTCGGCCGGCCGCCGTCGCCTGCATTTCCACGGCCCCCTCTCCGCCTGCCGATATGACCCTGGGGCGGTAATCCATCGCCTGCGTCGTCGTCACGATCTTGTCGGCGTCGGTCACCCGGAGCCAGGAGCTGCCATGCCACTGGCCACGCCGCCCAAGCGTTCCCGTCCCCGAGAAACCGGCGGTAAAGCAGCGGCTCTCGGCGTCATCCTCAAGAGGGTTGCCGTACGCATCGCGCGCCGCTCCCGCCCGATCGGTCGCCAGTTGCGCCTCCGTCACCGCCCCCGGCTGCTGCTCTTCGGTATGCGAAAACGAGAGCATGCCGCACAGGCGCGCAGCGCGGGCCGCCGTCGACATCACCCGCACCAGGCCTGTTTCCTGCACAAACCGGCTGTGGGCCCGCCATCCGTGGCTCCGACGAACGCCGCCTGAGGCCAGCACATCGCACGGACCGGCCGGCCTCTGGATAGTGACAACCGCACCGAGCGCATCATCGGCCGATCCGGTCAACGCCAGGCCGATCCGGTGGTGTCCCCGCTCCGCGGTCGAGAATCCGAGCAACCCCCCCATCGCGAAGTCGCCGTACTGGGCCGAGACCGGGCCGCGCGTTGCCTCGACCCGCCCGATCGCCTCCAAGCCAAGGTCGGTCAGCGGCGCGAGACCGGTCGAGATGTCGTTCAGCGGGATGCCGTCGAGGCTGACCAGCAGGTACTGGGCCAGCCCCCCGCCGTAGAAGCCGCGCACATCGACCACCGCCTGTCCCCACGGGTTGCCGGAGGGATATGCGCGGAGACCGGGGAGTGAGGCGGCCAGGTCGGCCGGGGTGCGGTAGCGAAGCGCGCGGTCCGGCCCGAGCGCCCGGACCGTCACCGCCGCCGGGACCTCCCAGACGGCGAGCGGGATCCGGTCGGCCTCGACCACGATGTCCGACAGCGAGACCACGGCTGTATCCGGCTGGCCCTGAGCCGGCACCGCGGCGGTGTCGCGAGCGGCCTGGGGAGCGCCCACAGCCCCAGGTCCGATCAAAGCCGCTCCCGCTGTCACGATGCAGAGTGTGGCCGCACGAAAGTACATACAGGGTGTTTTCGGCACTCCGAAGTCGTCGATGTGAGCCGGGCCTGGGGAAACCGCCTGCGTCTTGCCGGGCGCCCCGCCGCCTGCCCACAAGATACCATCGTTTCGCGCGAAGTCAAGGCGCGGATCGTAGTATAATTGAACGATTTATCCTTGACAGCGCAGCGTTCCGTGCGTAGCTTGGGCCAAGACAAAGAGCAGGGCGAGGACCCTTTCTTCGAGCGACTCTGACCCAGTGCCGGGCCGCCGATCCGAACAGAATGTTATGACACACTCCCTGTTCCCCGCGCTCGTGAGCTTGCTGGCGGCTGTGGCTGCCGCGGGCGTGCGGTCGGAAACCGATGTACCCTCCCCCCCCGCGGACACCCTCGTCCGGTACGTGAGTGACCATGAGATTCGCGTCGGGAATGTCCTGATGGACATCTCGGCGCTGACGGTTTCGGCGCCCGGCTGGGTGAACCAGAAAACCGGTCTCGTCGAGTACCTGGCGGTCACATCCGAAGGGAAGCGTCATGAGTCGGTGCTGGTTCTCGATGTCCAGCCGCTCCATCTCCAGACCGCTCTGCTCCTGTTCGGTCTCGATTTCGGCCAGAACCTCGCCTTCCAGGGGGACTCCGTCCCCCCGCGCGGGGACAGCGTCGACATTTCGGTCGCCTGGCTAGGCCCGGAGGGGGATTCGGTGGTGGTGCCAGCCTCCGAGCTGCTCTTTGACTATCACGACTCGGTGGTGGCGCCTACCACTCCGTGGGTGTTCACCGGCTCCATGATTCACCTGGATCGGCTCCAGGCCGACCTTGAGGGATCGATCATCGCGACCTATTCCGATCCCGTCGCCATCCTCAACAACCCGGCCTCGGCCCGGTCGGACGATACCTTCTACGGCGTGAACGAAGCGCTCGTCCCGCCCCCCGGCACACCGGTGGTCCTGATTATCACAGTGCCGTTGCGCACGGGAGAAGACAAATGAAGACGTTCGCGGCCGTCGCGATCCTGGCGGCGTTTCCTCTCCTGATCGCCCCGCCCCTGCCTGCCCAGCCGGCGCACCCGTTCGACCTCTCGCTGCGGCATGAGGTCGAGCGAAGCGTTGCGGCCGGCCTGCAGTACCTGGCGGGCACGCAGAAAGACAACGGCTCGTGGAGCTACTACGTGGGGATCACCGGGCTGGCGACGACCGCTTTCCTCCAGGCGCCGTCGGCCGTGAAGGAGCAGTACTGGGCCAACATTGACCGCGGCCTGGCGTTTGTGCTCGCCAATGTCCGGCCCAACGGCGGCCTCTACCCCGATATCGAACCGCAACTGCACGCCTACAACACGGCCATCTGCCTCATGGCCCTCGTGGCCGCCGACAACCCGGCCTACAAAGACATCATCATCAATGCGCGCGATTACCTCCTCAGCCTTCAGGCCGACGAAGACGAGGGGATCAGTCCGGACAGCTCGACCTACGGCGGTATCGGCTACAATCGCGACGAGCGCTCCGACCTGTCCAACATGCAGTTCGCCCTCGAGGCGCTGCGGGCATCCGAGGACTTCAAACCGACCGCCGAGTACGCCGGCAAGGTGGAATACCGGGGGGACGCGGTGCAGGAGACGGCTGAAGTCTCCAACAAGGAGCTTTTCTGGGAGAAGGCCATCCTGTTCCTCCAGCGTTCGCAGAACTACCGCAAGTACAACGACTACGAGTGGTCGAGCGACGACGGCGGCTTCATCTACTACCCGGGATCGTCGAAAGCCGGCGGCACGACGTCGTACGGCGGCATGACCTATGCCGGCATGAAGAGTTTCATCCACGCCGGGCTGCGCCGGGAGGATGAGCGGGTGCAGAAAGCGTATGCCTGGATTCGCGCCAACTACACGGTCGAGGAAAATCCCGAGCTCGGCCGCCAGGGTCTCTTCTACTTCTACAGCGTGATGGCCAAGGCGCTCTCGCTCTTTGGCGACAGCCTGCTCGTCGACAGCGGCGGCGTCGCCCACGACTGGCGGGGCGATCTCGCCGACAAACTGATTTCGATACAGCAGTCCGACGGTTCCTGGGTCAACGAGAACGGGCGCTGGTGGGAAAACAACCCCGACCTGGTGACGGCGTACTGCGTGATGGCTCTGGAGAAACTGCTGCAACCGCTGGCGCCGAAGATGGAATAGAATGACAACGCGGTGGCGCCGGCACCGCCGCAAGAGACCGGCAGTCGCCGGTCCCGGCGGGCGCGGCGAAGGGAGGTGACTGATCGGGGGAGCGAGGTAATCGGAGTGCGCATCCGCGCGGCCCGGGCCGGGAACGCAACCGCCGGCTGGACAGGCGACCGCCTGCGGCCGCCCGACGCCTCGCCACGGATGCGCCGCAGGATCCTCAGGCATGAGAACGCCGGCGCTCTCTTCGGCCGGCTCCGGCTGTCGCCCCTGCGGCTGCGACCGACGGCCGGCTCAAGAAGTCCGGCTCGTGAATACGGATGAATTTGGACAGATGCTCGTTTCGAGCAAGGTGGATTCACATGAACGATGTAGCGGTCTTTTCGATGCGGCTGGCGCGTCTCCTCGCGGCGCTCGCCGTCGTCGCGATTCTCACCGGCGGCGCCGCGGCAGCCTCCGGCAGCGCGAACCCGACGGGGCAGCCGAAACCGGCGGGCAGTCAGGACGTGCTCCCGCCCGCGTTCAGCGAAGGTTTCACTCTTCCCGCCCCCGAGGCGGTGGCCTTGGAGCCCGAGATTGTTCCGTCGCTGGGCGACCCCAAGGTGGCTCCCAGCGTCAATGTCATGCCCGGCAAATTCGTGGGCCGCGGCGAACCGTACACCTGGGTCGGGCGCATCCTGACCATCTGGGGCAACGTCAAGAACGGCGCGCCCCCCCTGACCTTCGAGTGGCAGTTTGGCGACGGCAGCGCCCCGGTCACAGGATCGGTGAGCAACGCCAAATATATCGCCACGACCCACACCTATGCGTCCTCCGGCATTAAGCGCGCCGTCCTGACCGTCACCGATGCCGACGGATTCTCCGACCGGGATACCGTCATCATCGACGTCATCGGCACGCCGACGCTCAAGGACAGCATCAACGCCTCGGTGGAGGACGGACTGCGGTACCTCTACAATTCGCAGAACACCGGGGGTCTCTGGATCGGGTACTCGAGTTACTATGTCAGCGCGACCGCGCAGGCGGTTCTCTGTTTTGAAAATCAGGGCTACCTTCCGAGCGACGATCCGAACGAGAACATCTACGTCGAGTGCATCCAGCAGGGGCTCGATTACCTCACCGCCAACCTGCGACCGGTCGCGATCGGCCTGCAGACGTACTGCGATCCGGAAGCCGTTGCTCCCGGCAACACCGACGCCAACGGTCTCGGCATCTACCCCGTCTCGGGATCCCCGTATGAGGCCGGGCCGATCATGATGGCGCTAGCCGGTTCGGGCGACGCGATGAAGACGCATCCCGCCGGCACCGGCGTCGCCAACGTCATCGGCCGCTCCTACTACGAGATCCTCGTCGACATGGTCGACTGGTGCGCCTGGGCCCAGAACGAGTCCGGCCGCGGCGGCTGGCGCT includes the following:
- a CDS encoding TonB-dependent receptor translates to MVSLSDIVVEADRIPLAVWEVPAAVTVRALGPDRALRYRTPADLAASLPGLRAYPSGNPWGQAVVDVRGFYGGGLAQYLLVSLDGIPLNDISTGLAPLTDLGLEAIGRVEATRGPVSAQYGDFAMGGLLGFSTAERGHHRIGLALTGSADDALGAVVTIQRPAGPCDVLASGGVRRSHGWRAHSRFVQETGLVRVMSTAARAARLCGMLSFSHTEEQQPGAVTEAQLATDRAGAARDAYGNPLEDDAESRCFTAGFSGTGTLGRRGQWHGSSWLRVTDADKIVTTTQAMDYRPRVISAGGEGAVEMQATAAGRPWRTSLGVSLDCGRLDSEYRERQSKNVIVGGSGWRAAVAAFARTRLELMPRLAVTGGLRADHAATEFEYEATNLTALSTTQSQSWFRLSPSVAVSVAAGRGVQCYGMVSGAFKSPTLNHLYGSAPFNAGPPTNSFILLSNSNLEPMTGTAWEIGTKFRNRRGGYGTVSIYHYRLREEIDFDQGAMCYINVGRSHHTGVEIAGGGPVRPDLTVEFSGIYTRAVIRSGEHADHRLAGVPEWSYRAEAVYAVAPGLAAGVLISGRIDQWLDAANTRRLSDHAEVAVMCGYGWRAFRLDVRIDNLFDERYEYDGYFDPLLAQVGQQPYRYYPAAPRQATVSLRVEL
- a CDS encoding terpene cyclase/mutase family protein; amino-acid sequence: MKTFAAVAILAAFPLLIAPPLPAQPAHPFDLSLRHEVERSVAAGLQYLAGTQKDNGSWSYYVGITGLATTAFLQAPSAVKEQYWANIDRGLAFVLANVRPNGGLYPDIEPQLHAYNTAICLMALVAADNPAYKDIIINARDYLLSLQADEDEGISPDSSTYGGIGYNRDERSDLSNMQFALEALRASEDFKPTAEYAGKVEYRGDAVQETAEVSNKELFWEKAILFLQRSQNYRKYNDYEWSSDDGGFIYYPGSSKAGGTTSYGGMTYAGMKSFIHAGLRREDERVQKAYAWIRANYTVEENPELGRQGLFYFYSVMAKALSLFGDSLLVDSGGVAHDWRGDLADKLISIQQSDGSWVNENGRWWENNPDLVTAYCVMALEKLLQPLAPKME